From the genome of Leptodactylus fuscus isolate aLepFus1 chromosome 1, aLepFus1.hap2, whole genome shotgun sequence, one region includes:
- the TPST2 gene encoding protein-tyrosine sulfotransferase 2 produces the protein MRFTVRKVLLVFGFIVLVAVAVHLGQQMLECQQILEGYIRKNRGVMKPESEELVMMDANNIEYRYSKDMPLIFIGGVPRSGTTLMRAMLDAHPDVRCGEETRIIPRILAMRQAWSKSGSEKMRLDEAGVTDGVMDAAVQAFILEIIAKHGEPAKLLCNKDPFTLKSSVYLSKLFPNSKFLLMIRDGRASVHSMITRKITIAGFDLNSYRDCLTKWNKAIEIMYAQCLEIGEHKCLPVYYEQLVLHPKQTMHAIIEFLGIPWNDAVLHHEELIGKPGGVSLSKTEKSTDQVMKPVNLEALSKWVGKLPTDIVEEMSRIAPMLARLGYDPFANPPKYGNPDALVVNNTHRVLKGDFKTPSSLKGFVQIHQNNSSHW, from the exons ATGCGGTTCACGGTGAGGAAGGTGCTGTTGGTGTTTGGCTTCATTGTCTTGGTGGCCGTAGCAGTACATCTTGGCCAACAAATGCTAGAATGCCAACAGATTCTAGAAGGGTATATTAGAAAAAATCGGGGTGTCATGAAGCCTGAAAGTGAAGAACTTGTAATGATGGATGCCAACAATATAGAGTACAGATACAGTAAGGACATGCCACTTATATTCATTGGAGGAGTGCCTAGAAGTGGTACCACATTAATGAGAGCCATGCTGGACGCTCATCCAGATGTCCGATGTGGAGAAGAAACACGGATTATTCCTCGAATTTTAGCAATGCGCCAAGCATGGTCAAAGTCTGGCAGTGAAAAGATGCGTCTCGATGAGGCTGGTGTAACAGATGGGGTCATGGATGCTGCTGTGCAAGCCTTTATACTAGAAATTATAGCGAAACATGGAGAACCTGCTAAACTCTTATGTAATAAGGATCCCTTTACTTTAAAATCCTCAGTTTATCTCTCCAAACTTTTCCCGAATTCCAAATTTCTGCTAATGATTCGGGATGGACGTGCCTCTGTACATTCCATGATAACTAGGAAGATAACTATAGCTGGCTTTGATCTAAACAGCTATAGAGACTGCCTGACCAAATGGAACAAAGCGATAGAGATTATGTATGCACAGTGCTTAGAGATCGGGGAGCACAAGTGCCTTCCGGTGTATTATGAACAGCTAGTATTGCACCCTAAGCAAACCATGCATGCCATCATCGAGTTTCTGGGCATCCCATGGAATGATGCCGTGCTTCATCATGAAGAACTGATTGGAAAACCAGGAGGCGTATCCCTGTCTAA AACTGAAAAGTCGACAGATCAAGTAATGAAACCTGTGAATCTCGAGGCCTTGAGTAAATGGGTTGGAAAGCTTCCAACAGATATAGTGGAGGAGATGTCTCGTATAGCTCCAATGCTTGCTCGACTAGGATATGATCCTTTTGCAAACCCGCCAAAGTACGGTAATCCAGATGCCCTAGTGGTCAACAACACTCACAGA GTATTAAAGGGAGACTTTAAAACACCAAGCAGCCTGAAGGGATTTGTTCAG aTTCATCAGAATAATTCCTCGCATTGGTGA